One Palaemon carinicauda isolate YSFRI2023 chromosome 5, ASM3689809v2, whole genome shotgun sequence DNA window includes the following coding sequences:
- the LOC137640777 gene encoding uncharacterized protein, with translation MFHVFINYKKAFDRVWHDALWATMNRYNMGQKLIQTIQQLYNKETSAVLAQGKIGEWFHTSVGVRQGCLLSPTLFNIFLEQIRTDALEDRVSTVSIRGRTISNLRFADDIDGLAGNKDELVNLVKRLDETSTKYGMEINAEKTKLMRNNQS, from the coding sequence ATGTTCCATGTGTTCATTAACTACAAAAAAGCATTTGACCGCGTATGGCATGATGCCCTCTGGGCCACAATGAACAGGTACAACATGGGACAAAAACTGATACAGACAATCCAACAGCTGTACAATAAAGAAACCAGCGCAGTCCTTGCCCAAGGCAAAATAGGCGAATGGTTTCACACTTCGGTAGGTGTCCGCCAAGGCTGCCTTTTGTCTCCAACACtgttcaacatcttccttgaacaaaTTAGGACAGATGCACTCGAAGATCGTGTGAGCACAGTTAGCATCAGAGGAAGAACAATCAGCAACCTtcggtttgctgatgatattgacggccTGGCAGGGAACAAAGATGAGCTGGTCAACCTTGTGAAACGTCTGGATGAAACATCAACCAAATATGGAATGGAAATCAATGCTGAAAAAACAAAGCTGATGAGAAACAATCAAAGCTAA
- the LOC137640778 gene encoding uncharacterized protein encodes MKFNLDRLRDPNIAESFKTTVGGKFAPLLTLEEDHSAELLTAKFNKVRIESANETLGNVRRKTQRWVTNEIMDMCNKRRELKKNKTTHIGTTEHREINCKIRKSMNQDKEDWIGKQCTEIEEKLEKNNSRRAFQIVKDLTKPKRARVSTIQDEAGNCLTEEEDVLKRWTEYCSDLYNYQTNGNPSVTSCHKSSNNDDFPVQREEVEEAIRSLNHGKAAGVDNIPAELIKHGGQTVTNILTSICNKIWQTGEWPTPWTQSLIITLHKKGNLQQCQTAERLALSATQAK; translated from the coding sequence ATGAAATTCAACCTGGATAGGTTGAGGGACCCCAACATCGCAGAGTCCTTTAAGACAACAGTTGGAGGGAAGTTTGCCCCACTGTTAACGCTTGAGGAAGACCACAGCGCGGAATTGCTGACAGCTAAATTCAACAAAGTCAGGATAGAATCTGCAAACGAAACGCTTGGAAACGTTCGCAGGAAAACACAGCGATGGGTCACAAATGAAATCATGGATATGTGCAACAAAAGAAGAGAACTGAAAAAGAACAAGACCACACACATCGGAACAACAGAGCACAGAGAAATCAACTGCAAGATAAGAAAAAGCATGAACCAAGACAAAGAAGATTGGATTGGAAAACAGTGTACAGAAATTGAGGAAAAGCTGGAGAAGAACAACAGTAGGCGAGCGTTCCAAATCGTGAAAGATCTAACAAAACCAAAGCGAGCACGAGTCAGTACCATCCAAGACGAGGCAGGGAACTGCCTCACAGAAGAAGAAGACGTACTCAAGAGGTGGACAGAGTACTGTTCCGACCTTTACAACTACCAGACCAATGGAAATCCCAGTGTAACATCATGCCACAAATCATCTAACAACGACGACTTCCCAGTCCagagagaagaagtggaggaagcGATCAGATCGCTAAATCATGGAAAAGCTGCAGGAGTAGATAACATCCCAGCAGAACTTATAAAGCATGGCGGACAGACAGTGACTAACATCCTCACTAGCATCTGCAACAAGATCTGGCAGACAGGTGAATGGCCCACACCCTGGACACAGTCCCTCATCATCACGCTTCACAAGAAAGGCAACTTACAGCAATGCCAAACTGCAGAACGATTAGCCTTATCAGCCACGCAAGCAAAGTGA